In a single window of the Acipenser ruthenus chromosome 20, fAciRut3.2 maternal haplotype, whole genome shotgun sequence genome:
- the LOC131698822 gene encoding tumor necrosis factor receptor superfamily member 14-like — protein MLSSFLMILFFVNIKTAVSSCAPSEFFVDGQCCPMCSPGSSVFRACTQDSITSCIPCTRGTYTEEPNGLLKCFTCKNCDEASGLAVLHKCQLQKNTICGPLTGYFCSGKARGGGCDQGQKHTVCRAGERVKSQGTAESDTRCEGCPEGTFSTKDMSLNCTAWTDCALNDKVKYTEGSSTADVQCQENSSVGLIVGLIVGLLFVSFFVGAGVFIYLKIKGKLSRNQSSETEDKETEGRVLPIQESMLPAPNNANHRSKAAALTRCLQPKHDDRSIRLQVS, from the exons ATGCTGTCTTCATTTCTA ATGATTCTATTCTTTGTAAATATTAAAACTGCCGTTAGCTCATGTGCTCCTTCAGAATTCTTTGTGGATGGACAGTGTTGCCCCATGTGCAGTCCAG gcTCTTCTGTATTCAGGGCATGCACACAGGACAGCATTACAAGCTGCATACCGTGTACACGCGGTACCTATACTGAAGAACCCAATGGATTACTTAAATGCTTTACCTGCAAAAACTGTGATGAAG CTTCGGGCCTCGCTGTTCTTCATAAATGTCAACTTCAAAAAAACACCATTTGTGGTCCTTTGACTGGATATTTCTGTTCTGGAAAAGCAAGGGGTGGTGGCTGTGATCAGGGTCAAAAACATACTGTCTGTAGAGCTGGAGAGAGAGTCAAGTCACAAG GGACTGCTGAATCTGATACAAGATGTGAAGGCTGCCCCGAAGGAACATTCTCAACAAAAGACATGTCATTAAACTGCACCGCATGGACAGA TTGTGCATTAAATGACAAAGTGAAGTATACAGAGGGGAGTTCAACAGCAGATGTGCAGTGTCAGGAGAACTCGTCTGTTGGATTAATAGTTGGATTAATAGTTGGATTgttatttgttagtttttttgttgGTGCTGGAGTCTTCATCTATTTGAAGATTAAAG GTAAATTGTCACGTAAT cAATCCTCTGAAACAGAAGATAAAGAGACAGAAGGACGTGTTTTACCAATACAGGAATCAATGCTTCCAGCACCAAATAATGCAAACCACAG GTCAAAGGCAGCAGCTCTAACACGTTGTCTTCAGCCAAAACATGATGATCGATCTATCAGACTCCAAGTCAGCTGA